The following proteins are co-located in the Hemitrygon akajei unplaced genomic scaffold, sHemAka1.3 Scf000116, whole genome shotgun sequence genome:
- the LOC140723514 gene encoding probable G-protein coupled receptor 139, with protein sequence MVVLFRGNCGLSKCISHYMVAMAMADLLVMMFCVIGYHFVMYQFPTSFLSYTSACKVVLYFTSTSLQTSVWCTVLFTGDRFVAICCQKLKVKYCTVRTAVAGIITVLVLLHLQSVPYLFQYKPVYVINGIQWGCQPSSWFMTSPVGVTFSFLQSILTVIIPFSLIALFNCLTVRRILLASKLRRGLRGHNSQTQKDPEMESRRKSIILLFSVSGSFILLWLPVTVSFLTTRLTGTAHYDGDYTDSAYVATEAGYMLMYLSSCTNSCIYTATQAQFREEMRRVLKSPWTLFLILINKRS encoded by the coding sequence ATGGTGGTTCTCTTCCGAGGGAATTGCGGCCTTTCCAAATGTATATCCCACTACATGGTTGCCATGGCAATGGCAGATCTCCTGGTGATGATGTTCTGTGTAATCGGGTATCATTTCGTCATGTACCAGTTTCCAACATCCTTCCTGTCCTACACATCGGCTTGTAAGGTCGTCCTGTACTTCACGTCGACCAGCCTACAAACCTCGGTCTGGTGCACTGTCCTGTTCACAGGCGATCGGTTTGTAGCAATCTGTTGTCAGAAGCTTAAAGTGAAATATTGCACAGTGAGGACAGCTGTTGCCGGCATTATAACCGTGCTGGTCCTGTTGCATTTACAGAGCGTCCCGTATCTATTTCAGTATAAACCTGTGTATGTAATTAACGGTATTCAATGGGGCTGTCAGCCGAGCTCATGGTTCATGACGTCTCCTGTGGGAGTCACATTCTCCTTTCTGCAGAGTATTTTAACGGTTATAATACCTTTTTCTCTGATAGCCCTGTTTAACTGTCTGACAGTGAGGCGCATTTTATTAGCCAGTAAATTGCGCCGCGGACTGCGCGGTCACAACAGTCAAACACAGAAGGATCCGGAGATGGAAAGCCGCCGGAAATCCATCATTTTACTCTTTAGTGTGTCCGGCAGTTTCATTCTGTTGTGGCTGCCGGTCACTGTGAGCTTTCTGACCACCCGACTCACAGGAACCGCGCATTACGACGGCGATTACACCGACTCTGCCTATGTCGCCACTGAAGCCGGCTACATGCTCATGTACCTGAGTTCCTGCACGAACAGCTGCATTTATACAGCGACCCAGGCTCAGTTTAGAGAAGAAATGCGGCGGGTGTTAAAATCTCCTTGGACTTTGTTTTTAATATTGATTAATAAACGCAGTTAA